One Dokdonia sp. Dokd-P16 genomic window carries:
- a CDS encoding cation:proton antiporter: MDYYIIIAALIFLAALFGFINARFLKLPTTIGLMLITIVYTLAVFALSYFDDTLLRAEIQLIKEIDFEKVLMDYMLSFLLFAGALHTNFEQLKAQRWPILAFATLGVLVSTFLVGTLVFYLLQLSGLEVDFIYCLLFGSLISPTDPIAVLGILKKAKVPKKLETKIVGESLFNDGVGVVVFLTIFGIASAKDSPVTPVDILTLFGQEVLGGILLGMIIGWITYKMMKSIDDFSTEVIITLAAVMVGTVLATKLHLSAPLAMVVAGLLIGNDRVRTAAMSETTEHYVDKFWELIDILLNAILFVLIGMEMLILTYQNNYLLAGVIAIPLVLASRYVSLWLPIRVFKDKLDFVPKTNLIMTWGGLRGGISIALALSLSEDMHRDMFLVMTYIIVVFSILVQGLTVEKLVKRTTLPKAN; encoded by the coding sequence ATGGATTATTACATCATTATAGCAGCCTTAATATTTCTTGCCGCTCTATTTGGGTTTATAAATGCCCGTTTTCTTAAGTTGCCTACTACCATAGGGCTTATGCTCATTACCATCGTGTACACCCTAGCTGTTTTCGCTTTAAGCTACTTTGATGACACCTTACTCAGAGCCGAAATACAACTCATCAAGGAGATAGATTTTGAGAAAGTATTGATGGACTATATGCTTAGTTTCTTACTGTTTGCAGGAGCGTTACACACTAATTTTGAACAGCTTAAAGCGCAGCGCTGGCCTATACTCGCCTTTGCAACCTTAGGCGTACTTGTCTCTACATTTCTAGTAGGTACGCTCGTGTTTTATCTACTACAATTATCAGGGCTCGAGGTAGATTTTATTTACTGTCTACTTTTTGGGTCTCTTATATCGCCCACAGATCCTATTGCCGTTCTTGGGATTCTTAAAAAAGCAAAAGTGCCTAAAAAACTAGAAACCAAAATCGTGGGAGAATCTCTCTTTAACGATGGAGTAGGAGTTGTGGTGTTTCTGACCATTTTTGGGATAGCGAGTGCAAAAGATAGCCCTGTGACACCGGTAGATATATTGACATTATTTGGTCAAGAAGTACTAGGAGGTATACTATTAGGGATGATTATAGGGTGGATCACGTATAAAATGATGAAATCTATAGATGATTTTAGTACAGAAGTAATTATCACACTTGCTGCCGTCATGGTGGGTACAGTGCTAGCAACAAAGCTTCACCTTTCTGCTCCACTAGCAATGGTAGTTGCTGGATTATTGATAGGGAATGATAGAGTTCGCACAGCAGCAATGTCTGAGACTACAGAGCATTATGTAGATAAATTCTGGGAGCTCATAGACATCTTGCTCAACGCCATTTTATTTGTACTCATAGGGATGGAAATGCTCATACTTACGTATCAAAATAATTATTTACTTGCTGGAGTAATCGCCATACCATTAGTACTAGCAAGCAGGTATGTGTCATTATGGTTACCTATAAGAGTCTTTAAAGACAAGCTAGATTTTGTACCAAAAACAAACCTCATTATGACCTGGGGCGGCCTACGTGGTGGAATTTCTATAGCACTAGCGCTCAGTCTATCTGAAGATATGCATAGAGATATGTTTCTCGTGATGACTTACATCATTGTGGTATTTTCCATCTTAGTGCAAGGACTCACCGTAGAGAAACTCGTAAAAAGAACGACACTACCTAAAGCTAACTAG
- the aroB gene encoding 3-dehydroquinate synthase codes for MTAIQAATYDIVFNESGYDALNVLLLQSNYSKIFVIVDEHTHEHCLAPFLGNLATEIPIEVIEIPHGEINKTIETCIGVWDALANLDADRKGLIINVGGGVVTDLGGFVASTFKRGMDFINVPTSLLSMVDASVGGKTGVDLGTLKNLIGVINNPQMVLIDGGFLATLPPEELRSGLAEMYKHGLVADRTYWDKLKDLSNMTTDDLSQLIYESIIIKNDIVIEDPREQNVRKALNYGHTLGHAIESYCLASEDRKTLLHGEAIAIGMILESFISVALSSLSKDELDEITATFNDMYDAVAFAKADITSIIEYLKYDKKNANGQINFVLLESIGKPVIDKQVSNDLIHAAFDYYQASTID; via the coding sequence ATGACTGCCATACAAGCCGCTACTTACGACATCGTTTTTAATGAATCTGGATATGATGCCCTGAATGTATTACTACTACAGAGCAACTACAGTAAGATATTCGTTATCGTAGATGAGCACACACACGAGCACTGTCTTGCACCTTTTTTAGGCAATCTCGCGACAGAGATTCCTATTGAGGTTATTGAGATTCCTCATGGAGAAATTAATAAGACTATAGAAACGTGTATTGGAGTGTGGGATGCACTAGCAAATCTAGATGCAGACAGAAAAGGACTTATTATCAATGTAGGTGGTGGGGTTGTTACAGACCTTGGTGGTTTTGTAGCAAGCACTTTTAAACGTGGTATGGATTTTATAAACGTTCCTACCTCTTTACTCTCTATGGTAGATGCTAGTGTAGGTGGTAAAACTGGTGTGGATCTGGGTACTTTGAAGAACTTAATTGGGGTTATTAATAATCCGCAGATGGTATTGATAGATGGTGGCTTTCTTGCAACCTTACCTCCAGAAGAGTTACGTTCTGGACTTGCAGAGATGTATAAACACGGTCTCGTAGCAGATAGGACATATTGGGATAAGCTCAAAGATCTGAGCAATATGACAACAGATGACTTGAGCCAACTCATCTACGAGAGCATTATCATTAAGAATGATATTGTCATAGAAGACCCACGAGAGCAAAATGTGCGCAAAGCGCTTAACTATGGGCATACGCTAGGTCACGCCATTGAGTCGTACTGTCTAGCATCTGAGGATAGAAAGACCTTACTACATGGTGAAGCCATTGCAATTGGGATGATTTTGGAAAGCTTCATTTCGGTGGCGCTTTCTAGTTTATCAAAAGATGAACTAGATGAGATTACTGCAACCTTTAATGATATGTATGATGCGGTAGCTTTCGCGAAAGCGGATATAACCTCCATTATAGAATACTTAAAGTACGACAAGAAAAATGCCAACGGGCAAATAAACTTCGTACTTCTAGAAAGCATAGGAAAGCCAGTGATAGACAAGCAAGTCTCAAATGACCTTATCCACGCAGCCTTTGATTATTACCAGGCTAGCACTATAGATTAA
- a CDS encoding DMT family transporter, with protein MNWILLIIAGLFEVGFATCLGKAKQAEGAESTYWYIGFILCLIISMLLMIRAIRELPIGTAYAVWTGIGAVGTVLLGIFVFKEPATFWRLFFILTLIASIVGLKFVSN; from the coding sequence ATGAACTGGATACTATTAATTATTGCAGGACTTTTTGAAGTGGGCTTCGCGACATGCTTAGGTAAAGCAAAACAAGCCGAAGGAGCTGAGAGTACCTACTGGTATATTGGTTTTATACTATGCTTGATCATAAGTATGCTTTTAATGATTAGGGCGATACGTGAATTACCTATAGGTACCGCCTACGCAGTGTGGACAGGAATAGGCGCTGTGGGAACTGTGCTCTTAGGTATTTTTGTATTTAAAGAACCAGCTACCTTCTGGAGATTGTTTTTTATCTTAACACTAATTGCTTCTATAGTAGGTTTAAAATTTGTGTCGAATTAA
- a CDS encoding helix-turn-helix domain-containing protein, producing the protein METLINNIKFAQRLQEIMDANELSATAFSEKLQVGRATISHLMAGRNKPSLDFVMTVVATFPEVELQWLLYGTKSSPKITAPTPSNHTTFSSDVPSKNAQEFSSKTSATPPSNTEQKTLKNITAFSSSKSPIKRVIIFLEDGTFESYEI; encoded by the coding sequence ATGGAAACACTCATAAACAACATAAAATTTGCGCAACGCCTCCAAGAAATCATGGATGCAAACGAATTGAGCGCAACTGCTTTTTCAGAAAAACTACAGGTAGGAAGAGCTACCATATCTCATCTTATGGCTGGAAGAAATAAGCCCAGTTTAGACTTTGTAATGACCGTGGTTGCCACCTTCCCAGAAGTAGAATTACAGTGGCTTCTTTATGGTACAAAATCAAGTCCAAAAATCACCGCTCCTACTCCATCAAACCACACTACTTTTTCGTCTGATGTGCCTTCAAAAAACGCTCAAGAATTTTCGTCAAAAACAAGTGCTACTCCACCATCAAACACGGAGCAAAAAACACTCAAAAACATCACTGCTTTTTCCTCTTCAAAATCACCTATTAAGAGAGTGATTATATTTTTAGAAGATGGAACTTTTGAGAGTTATGAGATTTAA
- a CDS encoding DNA topoisomerase IV has protein sequence MKNQWKAFFVIISVFALSCESPERDCTDFKTGTFTFETLLDGELVATTFKRNDTLEIDYFKGKADSSSVRWINDCEYIVKKLHPRSMSEEKALHMKIIATDGDFYTFEYSLVGETNKQRGIAKKTTD, from the coding sequence ATGAAGAATCAATGGAAAGCTTTTTTTGTGATAATTAGTGTTTTCGCTTTAAGCTGTGAAAGTCCAGAACGTGACTGTACAGATTTTAAAACAGGCACATTCACGTTTGAAACATTACTAGATGGGGAACTCGTTGCAACCACTTTTAAACGTAATGATACACTGGAAATTGATTACTTTAAAGGTAAAGCAGACTCCTCTTCTGTGCGATGGATTAACGACTGTGAGTACATCGTCAAGAAACTCCACCCACGTAGCATGAGCGAAGAAAAAGCGCTACACATGAAAATAATAGCTACTGACGGAGATTTTTATACCTTTGAGTACTCCCTTGTAGGAGAAACCAACAAACAACGTGGCATCGCCAAAAAAACAACTGACTAA
- a CDS encoding TerC family protein, which produces MFDILTTADAWVALLTLTFLEIILGIDNIIFISIAAEKLPQKDRKKATNIGLALAMGMRIALLFGISWLVALSAPFWHINQSWITGGISWQAVILLAGGCFLIWKSVHEIHEKVDETGLEEEEISKKSSTTLGNAIVQIAVINLVFSFDSILTAVGMTNGLSDNPTDALIIMVIAVVISVGIMMLFANPVGNFIAKHPSLQILGLSFLILIGFMLIAEGAHLSHLEIFGSSVGAIPKGYLYFTIAFSLLVEFINFKYRAMKTKDSGAQIQMKKNVEHLTKK; this is translated from the coding sequence ATGTTTGACATTCTTACCACTGCAGATGCTTGGGTAGCACTGCTTACGCTTACCTTTCTTGAAATCATATTAGGTATTGACAACATCATTTTCATCTCCATAGCCGCCGAAAAGCTCCCACAAAAGGATCGCAAGAAGGCTACAAACATAGGTCTAGCCCTTGCTATGGGAATGCGTATTGCATTACTCTTTGGTATCTCATGGCTAGTTGCGCTTAGCGCACCATTCTGGCACATTAATCAAAGCTGGATCACTGGAGGCATAAGTTGGCAAGCGGTTATATTACTAGCAGGAGGATGTTTCTTGATCTGGAAGTCTGTACATGAGATTCATGAAAAAGTAGACGAGACAGGTCTTGAGGAGGAAGAAATTTCAAAAAAGAGTTCTACTACATTAGGTAATGCCATTGTGCAGATTGCAGTGATTAACCTTGTATTCTCCTTTGACTCTATACTTACTGCCGTAGGGATGACTAATGGCCTTTCTGATAATCCAACAGATGCGTTAATCATTATGGTGATTGCAGTAGTAATTTCTGTTGGGATCATGATGCTTTTTGCAAACCCTGTAGGAAACTTTATTGCAAAGCATCCATCACTACAGATATTAGGCCTCTCATTCTTAATTTTAATAGGTTTTATGCTCATTGCAGAAGGTGCTCACCTATCACACTTAGAAATCTTTGGATCAAGCGTAGGGGCTATTCCTAAGGGTTATTTATACTTTACGATTGCGTTCTCGCTTCTGGTAGAGTTTATAAACTTTAAATACCGCGCTATGAAGACTAAAGACTCTGGTGCTCAAATCCAAATGAAGAAAAACGTAGAGCACCTTACTAAAAAGTAA
- a CDS encoding alpha/beta hydrolase produces MKKLLLLLSLCGILASCAKHQTPINDVIPEHDSLTITSTLLKEDREINIWTPPSYTTSSDRFPVLYMADGGIKEDFPHIANTLAQLIAERKIPPYILVGIENTDRRRDLSGSSQVAADEEYCPLTDGAKNFRAFIAEELIPTIDSNYRTQEQKAIIGESLSGLFVMETFFLQQALFDTYIAMDPSLWWNDQYLVKSTTALLENAPQKQTTLWFAGSSAQDIFIATNELAEKLQTIENPTLTWKYSDEPSEQHNTIFRATKEKALIWALNK; encoded by the coding sequence ATGAAAAAGCTTTTACTACTGTTGTCTCTATGTGGCATACTCGCTAGCTGTGCTAAGCATCAAACACCTATAAATGATGTGATTCCAGAACATGATAGTCTTACTATAACCTCAACATTATTAAAAGAAGATCGAGAGATTAATATTTGGACTCCACCATCATACACCACATCTAGCGATCGTTTCCCAGTGCTTTATATGGCAGATGGAGGAATTAAAGAGGATTTTCCGCATATTGCAAATACGCTGGCCCAGCTTATTGCAGAACGTAAAATACCTCCTTACATACTCGTGGGGATTGAGAACACGGACCGACGCAGAGATTTATCTGGCAGTTCTCAAGTAGCTGCAGATGAAGAATATTGCCCTCTCACAGATGGCGCAAAAAACTTTAGAGCCTTTATTGCAGAAGAACTAATCCCAACTATAGATAGCAACTACAGGACTCAGGAACAAAAAGCTATTATAGGAGAGTCACTTTCTGGTCTGTTTGTGATGGAGACATTTTTCTTGCAACAAGCACTTTTTGACACCTACATCGCAATGGATCCTTCCTTGTGGTGGAATGACCAGTATCTAGTAAAAAGCACAACCGCACTCCTAGAAAATGCTCCACAAAAGCAAACGACACTTTGGTTTGCTGGTTCGAGTGCGCAAGATATTTTTATAGCGACTAACGAGCTTGCTGAGAAACTCCAAACTATAGAAAATCCAACACTTACGTGGAAGTATAGCGATGAGCCTAGCGAGCAACACAATACTATCTTTAGAGCTACCAAAGAGAAAGCACTTATATGGGCACTCAATAAATAG
- a CDS encoding Lrp/AsnC family transcriptional regulator, which translates to MAKFKLDEVDHQILDMLIENTRTPFTDIAKKLLISAGTVHVRVKKMEEAGIITGSSLTLDYGKLGYSFIAYVGVYINKTSQTTFVLERIAQIPFVTVAHVTTGKFNIFCKIRARDTNHAKNVIFLLDDIDGVYRTETMISLEESINDKKRLMHSIFQDLV; encoded by the coding sequence ATGGCAAAATTTAAATTAGACGAGGTAGATCACCAAATTCTCGATATGCTTATCGAAAATACAAGGACTCCTTTTACAGATATAGCAAAAAAACTTCTTATTTCAGCAGGTACAGTCCATGTACGTGTTAAGAAAATGGAAGAGGCTGGAATTATTACAGGTTCCTCACTTACACTTGATTACGGAAAATTAGGTTACTCTTTTATTGCTTACGTAGGAGTGTACATTAATAAGACATCACAAACTACATTTGTACTTGAGCGCATCGCTCAAATTCCATTTGTAACTGTGGCTCACGTAACTACTGGGAAGTTTAATATCTTCTGTAAGATACGTGCAAGAGATACGAATCATGCAAAGAATGTAATCTTCTTACTTGATGATATTGATGGCGTGTACCGTACAGAGACAATGATCTCTCTAGAAGAGAGCATCAACGATAAAAAACGATTAATGCACTCTATCTTTCAAGACCTAGTGTAA
- a CDS encoding proline dehydrogenase family protein: MQTSLFENTETAFALKSDSELERAYFLFKMISKEPLVRIGTAAARFALGANLPVEGLIRSTVFDHFCGGVNEQDSMTSVDKLYSANVCSVLDYSVEGKEEAASFDECMNKVIGLVKFADEKEAMPIVVFKPTGVGRFAIWQKLTEGEELDAKEQVEWERIKERVNAICKIAYERDVEVLIDGEESWMQGAADDLVTEMMALYNKEKPIVYNTLQCYRHDRLDYLKKLHLEARARGFTIGIKVVRGAYMEKENKRAKEKGYPTPICASKQATDENFNATMRYIIENLNDISLFLGTHNEDSSLLAVKLMGEMGIAKDDNRVWFGQLYGMSDHISFNLAKEGYNVAKYLPFGPVKDVMPYLMRRAEENTSVAGQTNRELELLKAEKKRRRL; encoded by the coding sequence ATGCAAACCTCTCTTTTTGAAAATACTGAAACTGCATTTGCTCTTAAATCAGATAGCGAACTAGAACGCGCTTACTTTTTATTTAAAATGATTTCTAAAGAACCACTTGTGCGTATAGGTACAGCTGCTGCCCGTTTTGCTCTTGGTGCAAACTTACCAGTAGAAGGTCTTATACGCTCTACGGTGTTTGATCATTTTTGCGGTGGTGTAAATGAGCAAGATTCCATGACCTCTGTAGATAAGCTTTACAGTGCAAATGTATGCTCTGTACTTGACTACTCTGTAGAAGGAAAAGAGGAAGCAGCATCTTTTGATGAGTGCATGAATAAGGTAATAGGGCTAGTGAAGTTTGCAGACGAGAAAGAAGCGATGCCTATTGTTGTTTTTAAACCAACGGGCGTTGGTCGTTTTGCTATCTGGCAAAAGCTTACCGAAGGAGAAGAACTCGATGCCAAAGAGCAAGTAGAGTGGGAGCGTATCAAGGAGCGTGTAAACGCAATTTGTAAGATTGCTTATGAGCGTGATGTAGAAGTATTGATAGATGGAGAAGAATCATGGATGCAAGGCGCTGCAGATGATCTAGTGACAGAAATGATGGCATTATACAATAAGGAAAAGCCTATTGTATATAACACATTACAATGTTACCGTCATGATCGCTTAGATTACTTAAAAAAATTACACCTAGAAGCTCGCGCTCGAGGATTTACTATAGGTATAAAGGTCGTTCGTGGTGCTTACATGGAGAAAGAGAATAAACGAGCTAAAGAAAAAGGATACCCAACTCCTATATGCGCTAGTAAACAAGCTACGGATGAAAACTTTAATGCAACCATGCGTTACATTATTGAAAACTTAAATGACATTTCACTCTTTTTAGGAACTCATAATGAAGATAGCTCGTTGCTAGCTGTAAAACTGATGGGTGAAATGGGAATAGCAAAAGATGACAATAGAGTATGGTTTGGACAGCTTTATGGAATGAGTGATCACATAAGCTTTAACCTCGCTAAGGAAGGCTATAATGTAGCAAAATACCTTCCATTTGGCCCAGTGAAAGATGTGATGCCATACTTAATGAGACGAGCAGAGGAGAATACCTCAGTAGCAGGACAAACTAACCGTGAACTGGAATTACTTAAAGCAGAGAAGAAAAGACGAAGACTATAA
- a CDS encoding histidine kinase, protein MKYYLKEFAKANIVGLSIFIVHSIILYVLGNPWYGDGAITFFIQNQIFSVALYAVNTMVIVNFRKRFTGSLWNFKVLAYALVTHIVVTLITVFLLRLLLITGYYKIPFDEYVASEGFEDYIFPFLITAVATSSFYAVSRWKNKQESRVKQSKIIAGAASAKFDALKNQLDPHFLFNSLNVLASLIEENPKQATKFTTSLSKVYRYVLEQKNKELVPLEEELTFARTYMNLIKMRFEDSIVVEIPESASHQEYKVVPLSLQLLLENAVKHNQVTPNKKLYIKIYEDGNRLFIENNIQAKQVVKKSSGVGLQNIKQRYSLLSNSEVHIVDDSETFQVGIPLLTQAEQVTFEPRQSELLADKRYQRAKKKVEDLKGFYIHFTIYAVMVPVFIYFNVQSTSFPWALFPILGWGWGVAGHASEVFGWSPLFNKAWERKKVEKLMEDENF, encoded by the coding sequence GCAATAACCTTTTTTATACAAAACCAAATATTCTCTGTAGCGCTATATGCAGTGAACACTATGGTTATTGTGAACTTTAGAAAACGTTTTACAGGCAGTCTGTGGAATTTTAAGGTACTCGCTTATGCACTAGTGACGCACATTGTTGTGACTTTGATTACCGTTTTTCTACTTCGATTATTACTTATTACAGGATATTATAAAATTCCATTTGATGAGTATGTGGCTAGTGAAGGGTTTGAGGATTACATTTTTCCATTTTTGATAACAGCCGTTGCAACTTCTTCATTTTATGCAGTGAGCCGCTGGAAAAATAAGCAGGAAAGCAGGGTAAAACAGTCTAAGATTATTGCAGGAGCCGCTTCGGCAAAATTTGATGCGCTTAAAAATCAGCTGGATCCTCATTTTTTATTCAACAGTTTAAATGTGCTGGCAAGTCTTATTGAGGAAAACCCAAAACAGGCAACCAAGTTTACCACTTCGCTTTCAAAAGTGTACAGGTATGTACTGGAGCAAAAGAATAAAGAGTTAGTGCCGCTTGAAGAGGAGCTCACTTTTGCACGTACATATATGAATCTCATCAAAATGCGTTTTGAAGATAGTATTGTGGTGGAAATCCCAGAAAGTGCCTCACATCAAGAATATAAAGTAGTGCCGCTTTCCTTACAGTTATTACTTGAAAACGCTGTAAAACACAATCAGGTAACGCCTAACAAAAAACTATACATTAAGATTTACGAAGATGGGAATAGGCTCTTTATTGAAAATAACATCCAGGCCAAACAGGTTGTAAAAAAGAGTAGTGGTGTAGGCTTGCAAAATATCAAGCAGCGATATAGTTTACTATCCAATAGTGAGGTGCATATAGTAGATGATAGTGAGACATTTCAAGTTGGAATACCGCTATTGACACAAGCAGAGCAGGTGACATTTGAGCCCAGGCAGAGCGAACTCCTTGCAGATAAACGTTACCAGCGTGCAAAGAAGAAGGTAGAAGACCTTAAAGGTTTTTACATTCACTTTACGATTTATGCGGTTATGGTACCTGTATTTATATACTTTAACGTGCAGTCTACAAGCTTTCCTTGGGCTTTGTTTCCTATACTAGGATGGGGCTGGGGAGTTGCTGGTCATGCATCAGAAGTGTTTGGGTGGAGCCCTTTGTTTAACAAGGCGTGGGAGCGTAAAAAGGTAGAAAAGCTTATGGAGGATGAGAATTTTTAA
- a CDS encoding M14 family zinc carboxypeptidase has protein sequence MKSCKKSIFVVQRIRMELPELLQLFSQSREESISGRYISPEFITNFVSQLSSDFSVDTLGTSVEKRPIHSVVFGTGKVKIFMWSQMHGNESTTTKSMLDFCCFLEQQKDSDFYKKVIENCTFFMIPMLNPDGSKNWTRVNANEVDLNRDAQDLSQPESKILRGVFDSFKPDYCFNLHGQRTIYGFEETGKPSILSFLAPSADVERSFTFSRKRSASIIAHIFNNLHSNLDGNIGLYNDAFNNNCVGDAFQEAGVPTVLFEAGHYPGDYAREKTRAYVFAAILYAIEACSKELEYDVSDYKSIPEHSACYCDVHVKDVDGKRGIYYVERVEGGEIVFEPTTLEASLSNGKFAHALLDSAPAFKLP, from the coding sequence ATGAAGAGTTGTAAAAAAAGTATCTTTGTAGTCCAAAGAATACGTATGGAGTTACCTGAGTTATTACAACTGTTTTCACAATCCCGTGAAGAATCTATTTCTGGCAGATATATATCACCGGAATTTATCACTAATTTTGTCTCTCAATTATCGTCAGATTTTAGCGTGGATACCCTAGGTACTTCGGTAGAGAAACGACCTATTCATTCGGTAGTTTTTGGCACAGGAAAAGTGAAGATTTTTATGTGGTCACAGATGCACGGAAATGAATCTACAACCACTAAATCTATGCTCGATTTTTGTTGTTTTTTAGAGCAACAAAAAGACTCAGATTTCTATAAAAAAGTGATTGAAAATTGCACCTTTTTTATGATCCCGATGCTTAATCCAGATGGCTCAAAAAACTGGACAAGAGTAAATGCAAATGAGGTAGATCTCAATCGCGATGCACAAGATTTGAGTCAGCCAGAATCAAAAATTTTGCGTGGTGTTTTTGATTCTTTTAAACCTGATTATTGTTTCAATTTACATGGGCAAAGAACCATCTATGGTTTTGAAGAAACAGGTAAGCCATCGATACTTTCCTTTCTTGCACCGTCGGCAGATGTGGAGAGGAGTTTCACATTTTCGCGAAAGCGGTCTGCAAGTATCATCGCTCATATTTTTAACAATCTCCATAGTAATCTTGATGGTAACATAGGGTTGTATAATGACGCTTTTAATAATAATTGTGTGGGTGATGCTTTTCAAGAAGCGGGAGTACCAACTGTGTTATTTGAAGCTGGTCACTATCCAGGTGATTATGCTAGAGAGAAAACTAGAGCTTATGTATTTGCTGCAATATTATATGCGATTGAAGCATGTAGTAAGGAGCTGGAGTATGATGTAAGTGACTATAAAAGTATACCTGAGCATAGTGCTTGTTACTGTGATGTGCATGTAAAGGATGTAGACGGCAAGCGTGGGATATATTATGTAGAGCGTGTAGAGGGTGGGGAGATAGTTTTTGAACCAACAACACTGGAGGCATCGTTGAGTAATGGTAAATTTGCCCATGCTTTGCTAGATAGTGCACCTGCATTTAAACTTCCTTAA
- a CDS encoding DinB family protein: MITTSAVKVGEYNEYYKQYIDQVPGSLGIAQALEKGMEETRDFFTSLSESELLLRYEEGKWTPKEVLLHIIDTERIFSYRALRFSRMDSTPLQGFEQDDFVLSSDANSRTVDSLIAEYVSVRQCSLLLYASMTAQTIANIGTASGSPMSPRAAAFITAGHERHHIRIIKERYL, from the coding sequence ATGATAACCACTAGCGCAGTTAAAGTAGGAGAGTACAATGAGTATTACAAACAGTATATAGATCAAGTGCCCGGCTCACTAGGCATCGCTCAAGCGCTAGAGAAAGGTATGGAAGAGACCCGAGACTTCTTTACGTCGCTTTCTGAGAGTGAGTTGTTGTTGCGTTATGAAGAAGGGAAGTGGACCCCTAAAGAGGTGCTGTTGCACATTATAGATACAGAACGCATTTTTAGTTATCGTGCGTTACGTTTCTCGAGAATGGATAGCACGCCTTTACAAGGTTTTGAACAAGATGATTTTGTACTATCTAGTGATGCAAACAGTCGCACTGTAGACTCTCTTATTGCCGAGTATGTCTCTGTAAGACAGTGTAGTTTATTATTATATGCGTCTATGACAGCGCAGACTATTGCAAACATAGGCACCGCAAGCGGAAGCCCGATGAGTCCTCGCGCAGCTGCATTTATCACAGCGGGTCACGAGCGTCACCACATTAGAATTATTAAGGAGCGCTATCTTTAA